In the Thermococcus sp. MAR1 genome, one interval contains:
- a CDS encoding DUF4405 domain-containing protein: protein MRASALVRGIIDLLLAVVFVVVLVTGIGLYLAPSGRIAEAIGWTFLGLDKEALTNVHTYFGFVMAGLVTIHLAIGLKSMWVMLKSAFRGSRFKAVVAFVIPLLLLAAGYQAFATYVVEEEGGIDYTYEGNTTVYITGTMMKYYTFEQLAQEFNVSVIDLLERLKMQGIEASPDDTLARVEYEYGLDREEFKAILEEAIAELRGEEG from the coding sequence ATGAGGGCTTCGGCCCTTGTCAGAGGAATAATCGATCTCCTGCTGGCGGTCGTGTTCGTCGTAGTGCTGGTGACTGGAATCGGGCTGTACCTTGCACCCAGCGGCAGAATCGCAGAGGCCATCGGCTGGACCTTCCTGGGCCTGGACAAGGAGGCACTCACCAACGTCCACACCTACTTCGGCTTCGTCATGGCAGGGCTCGTCACAATACACCTGGCGATAGGGCTGAAGAGCATGTGGGTGATGCTGAAGTCAGCTTTCAGGGGATCCAGGTTCAAGGCAGTTGTTGCCTTCGTGATTCCACTGCTCCTGCTCGCGGCCGGTTACCAGGCCTTTGCAACGTACGTCGTGGAGGAAGAAGGGGGCATCGACTACACCTACGAGGGCAACACCACCGTTTACATAACGGGCACGATGATGAAGTACTACACCTTTGAGCAGCTCGCCCAGGAGTTCAACGTCTCGGTTATCGATCTGCTGGAAAGATTGAAGATGCAGGGAATCGAAGCCAGTCCTGACGACACGCTCGCTCGGGTGGAGTACGAGTACGGCCTTGACCGGGAGGAGTTCAAGGCCATCCTGGAGGAGGCAATAGCCGAACTGAGGGGTGAAGAGGGATGA